The following coding sequences are from one Syntrophaceae bacterium window:
- a CDS encoding TetR/AcrR family transcriptional regulator, whose amino-acid sequence MATEGDTFSKLKLREREARRILIVDAAERSFAAKPFNKVSMRDIAREAGISPASIYRYFPDQQTLFVEAFLRGSRRVIESFRQAVEENQGVSLERIAGEFLDFLIENDPYFRMMTHFMLDGSLSPALVERLNEESRLLIDQFDCLFGKMNAAGDRRLLAHAFFSAMNGILITFRDYPGRSREEVVEHMKLVGRVISRLFAFGMASPDWYRGLSA is encoded by the coding sequence ATGGCGACGGAAGGTGATACGTTTTCCAAACTGAAGCTCCGGGAGCGGGAAGCCAGGAGAATCCTTATCGTTGACGCCGCAGAGCGCTCCTTTGCCGCCAAACCCTTCAACAAGGTGAGCATGAGGGACATCGCCCGCGAGGCCGGCATATCCCCCGCGTCGATTTACCGCTATTTCCCGGACCAGCAGACCCTGTTCGTCGAGGCCTTTCTCCGGGGATCCCGCCGCGTCATCGAGTCTTTCCGGCAGGCTGTCGAGGAGAACCAGGGGGTTTCCCTGGAACGCATCGCCGGGGAGTTCCTGGACTTCCTGATCGAGAACGATCCCTATTTCCGCATGATGACCCACTTCATGCTCGACGGCTCCCTGAGCCCGGCCCTGGTGGAACGCCTCAACGAGGAGTCCCGCCTCCTCATCGACCAGTTTGACTGCCTCTTCGGCAAGATGAACGCTGCCGGCGATCGCCGCCTCCTGGCCCACGCCTTCTTTTCCGCCATGAACGGCATCCTCATCACGTTCCGCGATTACCCGGGCCGCTCGAGGGAAGAGGTGGTGGAGCACATGAAACTGGTCGGGCGGGTTATTTCGCGACTCTTTGCATTCGGCATGGCTTCACCTGACTGGTACCGCGGCCTTTCGGCCTGA
- a CDS encoding acyl-CoA dehydrogenase, protein MTLPNRNNPYKFQEFLDWRQSVDYYADDPFIQKVIRCFTGDEAPAVDAAAREISKKVSYRWRDLSERIAWPEKRIFMMHYDGHNRRIDRIVRPAETEILEREIFAEALYSEKTPLWERLVKMYLIYQNGEACIACPVTCTEGLVALLDRFADTPETREILRHAKEGIDGAFAIGAQYLSEIQGGSDVPANLLEAVREDGGWRLYGTKFFCSAAHADYAVVTAKPTGSEDVALFVIPSWLPGNKEKEIRNSFTIDRIKWKTGTSELPTAEITFNGAVAYPAGPLDRGLANVVGIVLTYSRLTVGLSCAAMMTRAVREAKQYSEFRSAFGLVIGRFPMVEGQIAWMDRSVKRTTAGAFKLYRDFLTLEGGLKGGLETGEAEDMKKKRFDVREMIMLQKITASWDCTDVIRMAMSIFGGHGIMEDFSSLPRLYRDAAVNELWEGPRNVLLTQMHRDFQRAAKWYPPAEFVGNVLAGADPGLIEKLSAEITELLAHPNLFTPDEKTLEVCRRWDAFCADLTHAYQDLAMREVEESR, encoded by the coding sequence ATGACCCTGCCGAACCGAAACAATCCCTACAAATTCCAAGAGTTTTTAGACTGGAGACAATCCGTCGACTACTATGCCGACGATCCCTTCATCCAGAAGGTGATCCGCTGTTTCACCGGTGACGAGGCCCCGGCCGTGGATGCGGCGGCCCGGGAGATATCGAAGAAGGTCTCCTATCGCTGGCGCGACCTGTCGGAGCGCATCGCCTGGCCCGAGAAGCGAATCTTCATGATGCACTACGACGGCCACAACCGCCGGATCGACCGGATCGTCCGCCCCGCGGAGACGGAGATCCTGGAGCGGGAAATCTTTGCGGAGGCCCTGTATTCCGAGAAGACACCCCTGTGGGAGCGGCTCGTCAAGATGTACCTTATCTACCAGAACGGCGAAGCCTGCATCGCCTGTCCCGTCACCTGCACGGAAGGGCTGGTGGCCCTTCTCGACCGCTTCGCCGACACGCCGGAGACGCGGGAGATCCTGCGCCATGCCAAGGAGGGGATCGATGGAGCATTCGCCATCGGCGCCCAGTATCTCTCGGAGATCCAGGGCGGCTCCGATGTGCCCGCCAATCTCCTCGAGGCGGTCCGGGAAGACGGCGGGTGGCGTCTCTACGGGACGAAGTTCTTCTGCTCCGCCGCCCACGCCGACTATGCCGTCGTCACGGCGAAGCCCACGGGCTCGGAAGACGTCGCCCTCTTCGTCATCCCCTCATGGCTCCCGGGAAACAAGGAGAAGGAAATCCGCAACAGCTTCACCATCGACCGGATCAAGTGGAAGACGGGAACAAGCGAACTGCCCACGGCGGAGATCACCTTCAACGGCGCCGTGGCCTATCCCGCGGGACCCCTGGACCGGGGGCTGGCCAACGTGGTGGGGATCGTCCTGACCTACTCGCGCCTCACCGTCGGCCTCTCCTGCGCCGCCATGATGACCCGGGCCGTCCGGGAGGCGAAGCAGTACAGTGAGTTCCGCAGCGCCTTCGGCCTCGTCATCGGCCGATTTCCCATGGTGGAGGGCCAGATCGCATGGATGGACCGCTCGGTGAAGCGGACCACCGCCGGGGCCTTCAAACTCTACCGGGACTTCCTCACCCTGGAGGGGGGGCTGAAGGGTGGCCTGGAGACGGGCGAGGCGGAGGACATGAAGAAGAAGCGCTTCGATGTCCGGGAGATGATCATGCTCCAGAAGATCACCGCTTCCTGGGACTGCACGGACGTGATCCGCATGGCCATGTCCATCTTCGGCGGCCACGGGATCATGGAGGACTTCTCGTCCCTGCCCCGGCTCTACCGCGATGCTGCCGTGAACGAGCTGTGGGAGGGGCCCCGGAACGTCCTTCTCACCCAGATGCACAGGGACTTTCAGCGGGCCGCGAAGTGGTATCCCCCGGCGGAGTTTGTCGGGAACGTCCTTGCGGGAGCGGATCCGGGCCTGATCGAAAAACTCTCCGCGGAGATCACGGAGCTCCTCGCCCACCCGAACCTTTTCACCCCCGACGAGAAGACCCTTGAGGTCTGCCGGCGCTGGGACGCCTTCTGCGCCGACCTGACCCACGCCTATCAGGACCTGGCGATGAGAGAAGTGGAGGAAAGCCGGTAA